The Vespula vulgaris chromosome 22, iyVesVulg1.1, whole genome shotgun sequence genome window below encodes:
- the LOC127071660 gene encoding 40S ribosomal protein S17 — translation MSRVRTKTVKKAAKMIIEKYHHRLTLDFHTNKRICEEIAIIPSKSLRNKIAGFVTHLMKRLKHSQVRGISIKLQEEERERRDNYVPEVSALEHDIIEVDPETKEMLKMLEFNNITGLQLTQPVTQFSRRS, via the exons ATG AGTCGCGTTAGGACGAAGACCGTCAAGAAGGCGGCGAAAATGATCATCGAAAAGTATCATCATCGCCTGACTTTGGATTTCCACACGAATAAGAGGATATGCGAAGAGATTGCTATCATTCCAAGCAAATCTTTACGAAACAAAATAGCTGG ATTTGTTACTCACTTGATGAAGCGGTTGAAACACAGCCAAGTCAGAGGTATCTCCATCAAGCtccaagaagaagagagggaacgCAGAGACAACTACGTACCAGAGGTTTCTGCTCTGGAACACGACATCATCGAGGTCGATCCTGAAACCAAGGAGATGTTGAAAATGTTGGAATTCAATAACATTACCGGATTGCAACTAACGCAACCGGTTACACAATTTAGCAGACGTTCTTAa